The genomic region AAAGCACTGATCACGGCCGGTGCCAGACCTAATTTAGCTTCGCTAAAACAAAACTCTGTCTGTTCTTCGGCAATCACTATATCTGCAGCTGCAATAATACCTAAAGCTCCGCCCATCGCATGACCATGAACTTTCGCGATCACCGGCACTGGGCAGTTCTTGATTGCGGCAAACATCTCGTACAATTCTTGAGAGTCTTTGAGATTTTCGGCTTGGGTAAATTTGGCCATAGATCGCATCCATTCCAAATCAGCTCCCGCACAGAAGCTTTTGCCATTCCCCGAGATGACGACACAACGAAGATCCTTCGAAGAGGTTAGAGAGTTAAAAGTCTCAGTGATTTCCGAGATCATCTTTGGATTAAATGCATTCCTCACTTGTGGGCGATTGAGAATGACTTGAGCCACACCATTTTTTTCTGAGCGTTCGATCATCTCCATATTACATCCTGTACACGCCGGGGTTTTGCGGAATCCATTCGCTATTGAGACTTGCGCGGAGACCCAAAGCTAAAACATGGCGCGTATCTTTCGGATCGATAATGCCGTCGTCCCAAAGGCGTGAGGTTGAGTAATAAGCAGAACTTTCTTTTTGGTATTTGGCAAGGATGGGGGACTTAAAATCGTCCTGCTCTTTCGCCGAAAGAGTCTTTTTGCTGTCGGCAAGTTGATCCATCTTGACCGTGAGAAGGACGTTCGCCGCTTGCTCTCCACCCATCACAGAAATTCGAGCATTCGGCCACATCCAGAGCTGGCGCGGTTGAAACGCGCGACCGCACATCCCGTAATTCCCGGCCCCGTAGGAGCCACCAATGACGACGGTAAACTTAGGCACTGTGGCGTTACTCACCGCCATCACCATTTTCGCTCCTTGTTTTGCGATACCTTCGTTTTCGTACTTTTGTCCCACCATAAATCCAGTGATGTTTTGTAGAAAAATGATGGGAACTCGACGCTGTTCGCAGAGTTCAATAAAATGCGTCGCCTTGAGTGCAGATTCGCTAAAAAGAACACCGTTGTTCGCGATGATCCCTACCGGCATTCCCCAAATATGGGCAAAGCCTGTGACGATCGAAGTGGCATAGTTTTCCTTAAACTCGTGCATCTCACTTCCATCCACGATCCGCGAAATCACCTCGCGCACATCAAATGGAATTTTAGAATCCGAAGGAATTACGCCGTAAATATCCTCGGGGGAATGAACTGGCTCCTTCGGAGCTATAAGATTTATGTTTTGTTTTTTTCGTTGATTGAGATGAAAAACGATATCGCGGCAAATTGCTAAGGCCTCTTGATCATTTTCCGCAAAGTGATCTGTCACTCCGCTGGTAAAACAGTGCACTTGAGCTCCACCCAAATCTTGGGCCGAAACCACTTCCCCCGTCGCTGCTTTAACTAAAGGGGGGCCTCCGAGAAAAATAGTGCCGTTATCTTTGACGATAATGTTTTCATCACTCATCGCCGGAACGTAGGCACCGCCCGCGGTACAGCTTCCCATGACGACCGAGATTTGCGAAATGCCCCGCGCTGACATTCGAGCTTGGTTATAAAAGATGCGTCCAAAATGGTCGCGATCTGGGAAAACTTCGTCCTGCTTAGGAAGAAAAGCTCCTCCACTGTCCACGAGATAAATACAAGGCAGTTCATTTTCGAAAGCGATTTCCTGGGCGCGAAGGTGTTTCTTCACCGTCATTGGAAAATAGGTGCCGCCCTTAACAGTGGCATCATTGGCCACGATGATGCATTCCTGGCCGTGAATAATACCCATGCCGGTAATGATTCCCGCACTCGGCGCAGCTCCGTCATAAAGATCATTGGCGGCTAACGATGAGAACTCGAGAAGAGAGCTGCCGGGATCGATGAGGGCCTCGACTCTTTCGCGGGCAGTGAGTTTGCCTCGACTTTTATGTTTTTCGGTGGCCTCGGTTCCCCCACCTTTTTTCACCAAATCGACCTGGTGGCGGAAGTCTTGGATAAGAGATTGCATCCATTCTTTGTTCTTAAGAAAGTCTTTGTCTTTGTTGTTAATGTGCGAATTAAGAATGGGCATGAATTCCCCCTAAGGACCCCTAAAATTAAAAACCTTGTATAACATGAACTTTGTAATCCGGGGAATTGGAGCCTGCGTCAATAACTCGTGCCATTCCCCTCGACGAAGAGACTCCGTTCGGCTGATAATCCTTGAAGATTTGTGACAGACCGCCTAAAGTTTTAGGTAAGAGATTTCACTAAGGATTTGCTATGAAATATTTGAACCTGTTAATTCTTTTTGCCATTGTTAACCTGACGTGGTGGCTCGCCAGCAGACCCTCAGATCTTTCCACCGAGCAGCATGAAAAACTTCAAGCGGTGATCCAGGAATATCTTGGTGCCTATCTTAAAGAATCTAACCCTAAAGCTTCAGAAGTTTTGCAACCGCAGGTCATCACCCGAGTGATCGAAGCGGGTCGAAAAATGCAAACTCAATTTAAGTTTTCTTTCTACGAAGAAGATGAGAACGGCTCTCGACAAAAAGTTACCCGCGAGGGAATGTTTCTTCTCACCTCCGAAGATGGCAATGATTGGACCGCGAAAATGGAACGCATTTCCGACAGCCACCTCGAATTCGACGACCCGATGGCGATTCTTCGAGCTAAACCGGGTGAACTGGACGCCGAGCCCACTTCGACTCCCAAAGAAGAACCTCACGGTCATTAATTTCCATGGATAAATTTATTATTATCGACGAAGAGGGCTACTTTGTCCTCTCTCAGGGAATTCGCCTCACCGATGCCGAAGTGGGTCGCAAACTCTTTGAGCAGCTTTATATCACCGACACCCTCGCTGTAAAAACTCGCTTCGACAACGAGGATGTTTTTGTAGAAGCTTTCGATAAGCCCCTCGTGGCGGCACAGGTCTCCAAAGAAAACGGCCGATGGACCCTCATCGGTCCTTACGAATTCGAAGCCCCATTTGATATCAAAACATTGTGTCTTGATGAGTGGGATCGCTTCCACGGACTGACCGAAAAAAGAATCCCTTTCGTATTCTCACGAAAAGCTCAGGCGGAGTTTTTTAATCTCCTTGATGAGTTTTCTGACGAAACGATCACTATCGATGGGAAAACCTACGAAATTCCTCCTTTTTATATCGAAGATCCTAGTTTTAAATCCGAGAACACTTGGAACAATATCTACGCCAACAATCCCCAACCTAACTGGGATCTGAGCGGCGCCCATCCCGCCATTGCACCCATTCTCCCGCAACTCAAAATGGTCAAGAGTCGCGTTGTGAATTTTGGCTGTGGCCGCGCCCACGACGCTGCGGCTCTCGCGCACCACGGGCATGTGGTGACAGGCGTGGACTATTCTCCCCAAGCCCTCGCACAAGCTCGAGAAAAATATTCGAGCATTTCGACACTCACACTGCTCGAGGGCGACGCTCTCAAAATGAAAGTCGATCGACGTTTTGATATCGCGTTTGAACACACTTTGTTTTGCGCGCTGATGCCTTCGCAGAGAAAAGAACTCATTCGGCAGTGGCATCGCGCTCTCGATGATCAAGGCTTCCTGTTGGGAATCTTTTTTGTGATGCCCAAGAGAGCCGGGCCTCCCTACGGATGCTCCGAGTGGGAACTTCGAGAACTGTTCGAGAACAAATTCCGCCCCCTCTTTTGGAAACGTTGGCAGCAGTCCCCTCCCCACCGTCAGGGAACGGAACTGGTCATTTACGCTCAAAAGATTTCTAATTAAACTCAATAATTTCAATTGTATAGCTCGTTGGCGAAGGGCTTATAAACCCCCTCAAGAGGATTGTATATTTAATACTTTCCTCTCAGTCCTCGGTTGAATTTAGAGGCTGATCTGCTAAACCTATCGACTGGGTTCAACGGGTTATCGCTGTCTCGCAAGAGAGAGAGGAAAGTCCGGACTTCGTAAGGCCTCGTAAAGGGTAATGCCCTTCCACCGCAAGGTGAGGAACAGTGGAACAGAGAGAATGTCCAGAGCATTGATCTCGAAATCGGGAACGGGAGATTTTGAGGGAGCTGCTGGAGTGAAAACAGCTAAACTCTGCGAGAAGCAAGATCAAATAGGGAAGTGTTAAGTGTCGGCCTGCACGTGACTTCCGGGTAAGATCGCCAGAGGGTAAAAGTAATTTTACTCCTAGAGGAATGATAGCCTCCTCCCGCAAGGGAGAAGACAGAATCCGGCTTACAGTTGAACCTAATTTTTTTCTTTACTCACTTCGTTTACAGTCCTACGCTCGGAATATCCCTACAATCAAAGTATCCTGACAAGGAGTCGCCGTGGGAATATTTAAATTTCTTTTTGGATTAAATGAACCCGTCAATCGCCGCCGCTATATCCAGTGGGGTTTTGGTTTAATGGCGATAAAGTATTTGGGCGAACTCGTTCTCTACTATTTGTTTTCCAACAATTACCTTATGCCCTGGCAGTTTTTAAATCCTGTCTATACCCAACGTTATCCCGGAAACCTGGCCTACGCCGACTCAAACTTATTCCTGTTTCTTGTCGCTTTGTGGACACTTCCTTTTTTATGGATCGGTGTTTCAATGAGCATGCGCAGAGCCATCAATGCGGGCTTATCTCCTTGGTCCGGGCTTTTCTTTTTTGTGCCCATTGTGAATTTTGTAGCGATGGGCTATCTCGCCTATCTGCCCTCCAAAACTGTCAGCGACGAAAAAACAGAGTTTATTAAACCTGTCGCAATTCAGACAGATATTAAATTGGCGTTGAGTTGCGTGTTTGGAGTGACTTTTCTCGGAATTATTTTGATGTGGATCAGTATATCGATGTTTCGCACGTATGGCGTGGCGCTCTTTTTAGGAACTCCCTTTATGCTATCCGCTCTCCAAGCCTACTTTTTTAATTACAAAGAGCAACAGCCCTTGGGACGAACGACGATCTTGGGATTCTTTACGTTACTTCTCACGTATTTTGCTCTTATGCTCTTCGCGCTTGAAGGCTTGATTTGTTTGGTGATGGCATTTCCGATCAGCTTGATGATGAGTTTGTTGGGATCTTGGATGGGACATTTTTTAGCTACAGTAACGGCACGTAAAGCGATCACGCCACTGATTGTTCTTCCTCTCATACCCACGTGGTTGTTTATCGATTCCGCGACAATTCACTCTCACAAAGACTCCGTGGTCTCCGTGATGGAAATCAATGCACCTCCAGAAGTCGTTTGGCCCAATGTGATTCAATTTAGTGAATTACCTCCGGCCACGGAGTGGTTATTTAAGTTGGGAGTGGCGCATCCTCTCCGCGCTCGAATCGAAGGTCAGGGAGTAGGAGCCGTCAGATACTGTGAGTTTTCCACCGGCGCTTTTGTGGAACCTATCACCGTTTGGAAACCGAATGAACACTTACAGTTTAGTGTTCGGTACCAACCGACTCCGA from Bdellovibrionales bacterium harbors:
- a CDS encoding enoyl-CoA hydratase/isomerase family protein, whose amino-acid sequence is MEMIERSEKNGVAQVILNRPQVRNAFNPKMISEITETFNSLTSSKDLRCVVISGNGKSFCAGADLEWMRSMAKFTQAENLKDSQELYEMFAAIKNCPVPVIAKVHGHAMGGALGIIAAADIVIAEEQTEFCFSEAKLGLAPAVISAFVKDKVSSSAMAHLFLTATVFSATHAKQVGLVHAVTDDVAKDTQIVIDQIYGNGPQAVRATKHLISQVYGAPESSLKKVTTELISGLRVGAEGQEGIKSFLERREPQWRSHAGN
- a CDS encoding methylcrotonoyl-CoA carboxylase; the encoded protein is MPILNSHINNKDKDFLKNKEWMQSLIQDFRHQVDLVKKGGGTEATEKHKSRGKLTARERVEALIDPGSSLLEFSSLAANDLYDGAAPSAGIITGMGIIHGQECIIVANDATVKGGTYFPMTVKKHLRAQEIAFENELPCIYLVDSGGAFLPKQDEVFPDRDHFGRIFYNQARMSARGISQISVVMGSCTAGGAYVPAMSDENIIVKDNGTIFLGGPPLVKAATGEVVSAQDLGGAQVHCFTSGVTDHFAENDQEALAICRDIVFHLNQRKKQNINLIAPKEPVHSPEDIYGVIPSDSKIPFDVREVISRIVDGSEMHEFKENYATSIVTGFAHIWGMPVGIIANNGVLFSESALKATHFIELCEQRRVPIIFLQNITGFMVGQKYENEGIAKQGAKMVMAVSNATVPKFTVVIGGSYGAGNYGMCGRAFQPRQLWMWPNARISVMGGEQAANVLLTVKMDQLADSKKTLSAKEQDDFKSPILAKYQKESSAYYSTSRLWDDGIIDPKDTRHVLALGLRASLNSEWIPQNPGVYRM
- a CDS encoding class I SAM-dependent methyltransferase; the protein is MDKFIIIDEEGYFVLSQGIRLTDAEVGRKLFEQLYITDTLAVKTRFDNEDVFVEAFDKPLVAAQVSKENGRWTLIGPYEFEAPFDIKTLCLDEWDRFHGLTEKRIPFVFSRKAQAEFFNLLDEFSDETITIDGKTYEIPPFYIEDPSFKSENTWNNIYANNPQPNWDLSGAHPAIAPILPQLKMVKSRVVNFGCGRAHDAAALAHHGHVVTGVDYSPQALAQAREKYSSISTLTLLEGDALKMKVDRRFDIAFEHTLFCALMPSQRKELIRQWHRALDDQGFLLGIFFVMPKRAGPPYGCSEWELRELFENKFRPLFWKRWQQSPPHRQGTELVIYAQKISN